DNA from Chitinophaga pendula:
GACTGGTAACGGGCGAACAGGTCTACCTTATCTTTACGTTTGTCTGCACTGAAAAATTCTGTACCGCCACCCAGCATAATATCAAACTTTAGCGGCAGGTATTGCATCGCTATCTCCGACTGGTCTCCGCGGCTGCTGTTGCTGATACAAAAGCCGGCAGGGGTGGCGTGTGTGATAGGCACCGTCGTCACACAACCGACTGCTTTACCAGCCGCTTTGAACTTCTGCAATATCGGCTTGTAATGCGTACCATCCTTTGCCACATTGATTGCGCCATTAGGTACACGTACGCCGCCACCCCAGGCAGAACTGGCTGCCGAAGAATCTGTTACCAGCGAGCTGGCAGATGCCGTATCCATCAAAGCCCTTACCGCCTGTCCTTCTTCATACAATTGCATCCAACGGCTCTTACGTCCTTCACGGCGCTGCATCAGCAGGCTGGCCATATTAAGGGTGCCGGTACTCATCCCGTCGCTTACCATGAAAATAATATTGCGGGCTTTCTTACCAGCCAGCAGCTGGTCCGCTGTTATAATCCGTTGCCCTGCCCGGCTACGTACCGCCGGCAATGTCATCCCTAGCAGCGCTAAAGAACTGTTCCTGAAAAAATCTCTTCTGCTCATAATTGAATGCGATTGTAATTTATCGGCAACGGAAAGTCCCCCCGTGCACCGCATAAAAGTAAAAAGCAGAAAATAGATATGCAACTTTGTTTCAAAAATATAACGATTTGATCATATCTGCTACTTGCATCTGTCCTCTTTTCTATTAAGCGTGTCAGGTTGACAATAGGGGAAAAAAGTAAAGAGCTACCCACCGGGCAGCTCTTTACGTATATGGTAATATGGTACAGCGCTTCAACGTCGGCGTACGTTCGCCCGTATCCAGGCAGCGAGGTCGGTGATCAGCTGTGTATCTACCTGTCCGGGCAGCGAGTATTCCAGCGGTACGCTGGGCCTGTCAGTGTTCAGCGAGATCATCTGGTGGTTGAGGGTAGGATAGAATTTGAAAGTGACGCCAGGTACATCTGCCAGTTTGATTTTCCAGAGATCGAATTCTTTTGTAGTAACCTGGTAATCACGGCCACCTTGTGCGATGAAGATCGGAATACCCAGGCTGGCAGCTACCAGGCCGGGATCGTATTGTTTAAGGTCCAGCCAGTAACCGGCTCTTACATGATCAGGCAGGGAGTCTATGCTGGCAGCGGCAGACAAAGTATCGGAGGCGACGCGTTGCCATTGCCTGCGCATCTTGTCATATACGTCGTTGGACATGGTCTTTCTGCTATGTAGGTAGTCCAGCTGTTCCAGTACCGTCACGCCAAGGTCGCGCACATTGGCTTCCAGCAATGCAATGCCGCTCACATTCGGTTGGCCGGCAGCTATGCGCGGCGCCAGCATCCCTCCCAGGCTATGGCCTACATAGAAGATGTTGCTGGTATCGACACCTGGCAGCGTGCAAAGGTAACGCAGGGCAGCAATGGCATCGTTGGTCACTTCGTCAGCTACGGTATAATCAGCCTGCATCGAGGCTGCATTGGCCACTGTACGTTTATCATAACGAAGCACAGCGATACCCTGCTCACTCAGCCCATCGGCCAGGTCGCGGTATATCTTGTTAGGACCGTATGTGCCATCCATATCGGTGGGACCGGAGCCCCCCAGCAATATTGCCGCAGGATACTTACCCGGCTGGTTGGGAAGTGTCAGCCGGCCATTCAGCAGGATACCGTCCGTTGGGATGGACACGTTGATAGCTGTATAGAAAGAGGAAGGCCGGTCGGAGAGGGGGCTGGTACTGGCCGGCGATATAGGCGGCATATCTTCGGCCAGCGTGTAGGATAATATCTTATGTGCCGGCGAGAAGATAAAACGGATGCGGATGGTATGACGATCAAATACGCAGGTTTCGATGATGGTAGTGTAGCTCTGCTGCGGAATGATCTCGCTGGTCCAGGAACGGCGATAACTGCCGTTGGCAAACTGGATCTGGTCAGTCCAGATAGACCGTAATCCACTTTCATTCAGCCGGCTGGTAACTCCGGCGTCCATTAACTGCAGCGCTTCGGCAAATTGCCCTCTCTGTTGCAGGGTCAGGAATTGTTTGGTCAGTAATGTGTCGTTGTTACTTTGCCTGGCCAACGCGGCGCTACAACTCAGTACACAAAATAGACATAGCAGGGTTAATGTCTTCATAGCGAAACGATCGGGATTTCACTAAAGATACAGCTATAGGGCGACATTTTTATTCCAATGGTAATGGCAGCTTTATTCCAATGGTAATTGCAATCCCTTGAACAATGTTTGCATAGTCGTGATCTGTTTGCTGGTCACATGGGCCTTGTCATAAGCCAGGTAGATAGTATTGTGTGTATCCGTAGGCGTAGCCCACAGCTTTTGCAGCAGTCCTCTGTTGATCAGATCGCATACCAGGTAGTCGGACGCGATGGTAACGCCTTTGCCGTGGATGAGTGCTGTAAGGATAGAGGTGAAGTCGGGGATGATATAACGGGGCCGCACCGGTGGGCGCTTGCGGAAGTTGTTGAGCCAGAAGCGGCGTATGATCATCAGGTCGCCGCTATAGGCAAACCAGTCCTGCGCTGTCAGCCACTGCTCTGCCTGCACTAGGTTATCTTCGGCCAGCGCCTTCGCCAGCGAGGTAGCGTCCAGTTGTGTGCTGCCTACCAGGTGGAAACGTTCCTTCAACACCGGCTCATACACCACATTCCGCTCCGTACAATGGGTGGCGATCACAAAATCCAACTCTCCCTTGTTCAACTTCTGCATCAGGTCCCGGGTGATCCCAAACTCAAAGATGAAATGAGCCGGCACCTGGCTGATATGCGGCGCCATAATGGCCTCAAAAAATTCCCTCGGCGCTCCAATGCGGGTGATCGGCATACAGTCGTAAAGACAGGCCTCCCGGAAGTCCGTTTCCACCGTTTCCAGCTTCTCCACCGCCTCGATGATCTGGGTGTAAAATAACTTACCATAATCCGTCGGTACCATTTTCCGCGGCTTACGTTCAAATAACTGCTGCCCCGTATAGTGCTCCAATGCAGACAGATGCTGACTTACATTGGGCTGGGAAATAGATAACTCCTGTGCCGCTCCGGTCAGCGTCCCCGTCTGATAGATCGCCTTGAAGGTGCGGTACCATTCGAAATTTACCATACGCAAATGTATAAATAAATTTATACTGACTAATAAATTACATTATTTTATTTATACGTCAAGAAGTGCCAGCTTTGTAGTGTGAAGCAACATTATTACAGATTGAAAATTTAAAAAAGATGGATTTACAATTAACAGGAAAAACAGCATTTATAAGTGGAGCTACGCAGGGGATAGGTTTTGGTATTGCCAAACAACTGCTGGAGGAAGGTGCAAAGGTGATTATTAACGGCCGGAGCCGGGAGAAGCTGGCGGCAGCTGTACAACGGTTGAAGGAGCAGGTGCCGGGTGCACAGGTAAGCGGTATCGCCGCCGATTTTGCGGATGTAGCGACGGTGGATGCGTTATTGGCGGAGTTGCCGGAAGTAGACATCCTGGTCAATAATGCTGGTATTTTCGAACCTAAACCATTTACGGAGATTACGGACGCGGACTGGCTGCACTTTTTCGAAGTGAATGTGCTGAGCGGCATACGGTTGTCCCGCCATTACCTGCCGAAGATGTTGGCGAAGAACTGGGGGCGTATCATCTTTATCTCCAGTGAGTCGGCGATCAATATACCGGAAGAGATGATACAATACGGTACCACTAAAACGGCGCAGCTGGCCATCAGCCGCGGGCTGGCGGAACTGACCAAGCGCACCGGTGTGACGGTCAATACGATATTACCTGGCCCTACCAGCTCTGAAGGGGTCGATGAGTTTATGAAACAGATGGCTGTATCTGAACATACTACTAAAGAACAGGTGGAAGAAGACTTTTTTAAAAAGTTACGTCCGACCTCTTTACTACAGCGCCTGGCAACAGTAGAAGAGGTAGCTAATCTTGTTACCTATATAGCCAGCCCCCGCTCATCAGCTACCAATGGTGCCGCATTAAGAGTTGACGGTGGCGTCGTAAAATCCATTATCTAAACCCCATGATACCCCTAAAATACTATGGACAATGAAACACAGTACAATTATACATACAACAGCATGGACCTTATTCAAGGTATGGAGTATACTGCTATTCAGCAGTGCGAGCTTATACGGGCAGGTCACGCAAGGTGTCAATAAAGAGCGCCTGCAGCAGCTGGACCGTTTGATAACGGAGCATATCCGGCAGCAACATATTCCCGGTGCCAGCGCTTTGATCATCCGCAATGGAGAGATCATCTATAATAAAGCATTCGGCTATGCAGATATAGCTGCACAGCGCCCGATGCAGACCAACAGCATATTCCGTATCGCGTCACAAAGTAAGGCGATCACCAGCCTGGCAGCTATGATGCTGTGGGAGGAGGGGCATTTCCTGCTGGACGATCCTATCTCCAAATGGATACCTGCTTTCAAAGATGCGCAGGTGCTGAACAGTTATGACAGCCACGATACTACTTATACGACCCGTACGGCAGCGCGGGAGATCACGGTACGCGACCTGCTGCGGCATACTTCCGGTATTGCCTACCCGGCCGTGTTCAGCGACCACCGGATGTGGGCGATCTATATGAAGGCCGGTGTGCCCAGCGGGATCGGTACCACCAAAGGCACGCTGAAAGAAAGTGTGGAATTGATGGCCAAACAGCCATTACAACATGATCCCGGCACTGCTTTTACGTACGGATATAACACCGATATATTAGGTTACCTGGTGGAGATATGGAGTGGTCTGTCACTGGAAGAGTTCTTCCACAAACGGATATTCACGCCGCTGGAGATGCAGGATACCTATCTGCACATTCCTGCAGAAAAACAAGCGCGCCTGGTGACCCTCTACGAAAGTAAAGGTGCGCAGCTGGTCAGGACCGATCACCCGATATATGAAGGCGTAGATCCGCAGTTCCCGAATTTAAACGGAACCTATCTGTCCGGTGGCGCCGGGCTGAGCTCCACAACCGGAGACTACGCGCGGTTCCTCAGCCTCATACTTAACAAAGGTAGCTACAAAGGCAAACGCCTGGTGAGCCGCAAGACGATAGCGCTGATGCTGACCAACCAGTTGCCCGAAGGAGTGCATGCCTCTCCTTTTCCTGCACAGGCACCGGATTTTCAATTTGGCCTGGGCTTCGAACTGGAGACTGCCAAAAACGATTATCTCCAGCCGTACAGCATAGGTACTTTCAGCTGGGGAGGTGCATTTAATACGCACTATTGGGCAGACCCCAAAGAACAGTTGATCGGATTAATATTTACGCAGGAATATCTTTCTCCTTACTGGCGTATAGGCGAAGCCTTTAAAGTGGGTACCTACCAGGCTTTACAGGATTAAGGGTTTATTACATAACAACGAAGGGGGATGCCTGTGCAGGTGTCCCTCTTTTTTTTTGTGTGTCCTTATTTTGTTGTGGTAGGTAGAGTGTTAATTGTGTCTGTATCTGTGTCTGTGTTGGCAGTGTTATCGGTGCCGTTGCGATGTATATCTCCCCAAGTGTTGAGCTGTTTCCAGATAGGGGCCAGTAACTTAGCATATTCACTGAGTTCATATTCTACACGGGGAGGTACTTCTGCATATACTTTACGACGGATCAGCTGATCTCTTTCCAATTCTTTCAGCTGCAAAGTGAGCATACGTTCTGATATCTGAGGGATGGCCTGTTTGAGGTCCCGGAAGCGCATAACGTGGTGGGCATTGTCTTCCAGTTTGAACAATATCAATAGTTTCCAGCGGCCACTGAGGATATTCAATGCATAGACCATTCCGCAACGGTCTCCTGTTACTTTACGGTTGATATTGTTAGATGAGTTTTCTTTTCTACCTGGCATTACTTACAAATTTGTTCGTGACACACAATTCGCGTACTATCTCAAAGTTAGTAAGGACGCGCCTAATTTTGCTTTTAAAATAATACGAAATATCAACCGATAGTTAATCATGAAAGTTTTAATTGTATTAGCACACCCGGAGCCACAGAGTTTTAATGCAGCGATGTATCGTACAGCGGTACAGGCAGTAGAGGCTGCCGGACATGAAGTGAAAGTATCTGACCTCAACCAACAGGCATTCTATGCGGTGTCTGACCGTTCCAATTTTAAGAGTGCCAAAGATGCGCAGTTCCTGAAGTTACAGCTGGAAGAAACCTATGCTACATCGACGCGGACTTTTTCTCCTGGTCTTGAAGCAGAGATACAGAAAGTGGAGTGGTGCGATCTGATGATCTGGCAATTTCCGCTATGGTGGTTTGGACTGCCTGCTATCCTGAAGGGATGGGTAGACCGGGTATTTGCCATGGGCCGCGCTTATGGTGATGGCCATGTATATGAGCATGGACTCTTCAGAGGTAAAAAAGCGTTATTGTCTCTTACAACCGGTGGAGGCGTTGCGGACTATGAGTCGACAGGGTTGAATGGAGATATGCAAGGTATATTGAGACCTATTCACCGGGGTATTCTTGAATTCACCGGCTTTGAAGTGTTGCAGCCTCAGCTGGTATACGGACCTGCCAGGTTAACGGAAGAAGAGCGCCGGCGGGAGCTGGATAACTGGACATCGCGTTTACAGCAGATCACTACGGAGACCGCTATCCAGGTAGGCATGTACTAATTCCATATCCTGTTTTGGCGGGCAAAGCAGACTGTGCTGACAGGCAGTCTGCTTTTTTATTTCCCGGCAGGCATGGTTTTTCTGGTATATAATAGCAGCAGCAAAAGAAGGGATAGATAAGCGGGGAAATAGCAGCAAGGATGGAAATAGCGATGAGAAAGTTCCACAACTGCGGGAACGACAGGAACATATTTTATTCACCTTTTAACCATTTTTTATGAGCCATCAGCCAGATAAACATATCCAAAGCGACCAGCCTGCTCCATCTACTCCTGCGGAACAGGAAAAAGAGAAGCAACAAACCCCTCCTCCTGAAAAAGAGACACCGGAAACGGGTCAGCAAGGATTGACGAAAGAGGAGCTGCCGGATGCTACCAATGAATCCACCGGGATTATTGGCAGTGGTCAGCGGCAGGATTCCAATTGAACCGCAAGGCCCTGGTGCCTGACGCCGGAACAGCGACAGGCACATGCCTTTTACCGGGAGGCGCTGGAATGCCTTACGGAAAGTGGTGCTGATTTTATGTTGGGAGGCGCGTTCGCCTTGTTTCACTACACCGGTATCTTCCGGGATACCAAAGACCTGGATATCTTCTGTAAATACACGGAGTATCCCAAGATCCTGAAATACTTTGCCGCCAAAGGATACCGGACAGAGCTGACGGATGTGCGCTGGCTGGCGAAAGTGTTTAAAGGGGCGTACTATATCGATATCATTTTCGATACGGTCAACAACATTTGCCGGGTTGATGACACGTGGTATCAGTATGCGGTGCCGGCTACGTTCGAGGGAGTACCTGTCAAACTGATCGCACCGGAGGAGTTGATATGGTGTAAGGTGTATGTGCAGAACCGGGAGCGGTTTGACGGAGCGGATGTGAACCATGTTATGTTGCGTTGGCAGGGACTGGATTGGCAGCGTGTCCTGTTCCGCCTGGACCAGCACTGGCATTTATTGCTTTCGCAGTTGTTGATCTTCCAGTTTGTGTATCCGGCGGACTATGCCGATATTATTCCCCGCTGGTTATTTGACGATCTGATGCGGAGGGCACAGGAGCAGTATGAGCTGCCTCGCCCGTTGGAGAGGGTGTGCAGGGGGCCGGTCATCGACCAGACGCAGTATGCCGTGGATATCAGGGAATGGGATTATAAGTCATGTACTATTAAAACAGTATGATCATGGAGTCGACAACGAAACCTGTAAGGATAGCAGCGATAGCGGATATTCATGTAAGTGCCACGGACAAGAACCGGTGGGTGGAGTTTTTCAGAACGGTATCCCAGCAAGCGGATGTGTTGCTGATATGCGGAGATCTTACAGATACCGGTGACGAATCGGAAGCGGAGATATTGCAGGCCGAGATGAAGTCTTGTACGATACCCGTGGTATGTGTGCTGGGCAATCATGATTATGAGAAAGGGCGGCAGAAGTTGATCCGTCAGATCGTGCAGGAGCAGCATCATGTGCATGTGCTGGATGGAGAGGCGGTGATCCTGCATGGGGTCGGTTTTGCCGGTGTGAAGGGATTTGGCGGAGGATTTGACGGGCATATGCTGTCGATGTTTGGCGAGACGGCGATGAAAGCATTTGTGCAGGAGGCGGTGGATGAGGCGTTGCACCTGGACCGTGCTTTGGCGCGGCTGGACCAGGAGCATGCGGATATCAAAAAGGTAGCGCTGATGCATTATTCTCCTATGTTGGAGACGGTAAAAGGGGAGCCGGAGCAGATCTATCCCTTCCTGGGGTCCTCCCGGCTGGCGGAGCCGCTGGTACGCCGGAAGGTAGTGGCCGCGTTCCATGGTCATGCGCATGCCGGCACTGCCAAAGGGATGCTGAGCGATATCGTACCGGTATATAATGTGGCCAGGCATGTATTGGACACTGCTCATCCTGCAGCAGGGTTCTTTTTGCTGGAGCTGTGAAATCAACTTATTTTTGACGAAAAGAGAGCATGCGATTGCGAGCATTGGCGACCACCTTCAAGGATGCATTCAAAGAATTGAGTAGCAATGACCCCCTGCGGCTGGCAGGTGCCACTGCATTTTTTACCACCTTCGCATTACCCGCTATATTGATCATCATATTGCAGTTGTTACGCCTGCTTTTTAACGGGCGGCACCTGGGACGTCATTTGTTTGCCGAACTAAGCGGTATCATCGGTAAAGAGCCTACAGAAGAGATCCTCAAAACTTCCCGTGCTTTTCGTGGTATTGCACAGAACTGGCT
Protein-coding regions in this window:
- a CDS encoding NAD(P)H-dependent oxidoreductase — protein: MKVLIVLAHPEPQSFNAAMYRTAVQAVEAAGHEVKVSDLNQQAFYAVSDRSNFKSAKDAQFLKLQLEETYATSTRTFSPGLEAEIQKVEWCDLMIWQFPLWWFGLPAILKGWVDRVFAMGRAYGDGHVYEHGLFRGKKALLSLTTGGGVADYESTGLNGDMQGILRPIHRGILEFTGFEVLQPQLVYGPARLTEEERRRELDNWTSRLQQITTETAIQVGMY
- a CDS encoding LysR family transcriptional regulator, which translates into the protein MVNFEWYRTFKAIYQTGTLTGAAQELSISQPNVSQHLSALEHYTGQQLFERKPRKMVPTDYGKLFYTQIIEAVEKLETVETDFREACLYDCMPITRIGAPREFFEAIMAPHISQVPAHFIFEFGITRDLMQKLNKGELDFVIATHCTERNVVYEPVLKERFHLVGSTQLDATSLAKALAEDNLVQAEQWLTAQDWFAYSGDLMIIRRFWLNNFRKRPPVRPRYIIPDFTSILTALIHGKGVTIASDYLVCDLINRGLLQKLWATPTDTHNTIYLAYDKAHVTSKQITTMQTLFKGLQLPLE
- a CDS encoding SDR family NAD(P)-dependent oxidoreductase, with protein sequence MDLQLTGKTAFISGATQGIGFGIAKQLLEEGAKVIINGRSREKLAAAVQRLKEQVPGAQVSGIAADFADVATVDALLAELPEVDILVNNAGIFEPKPFTEITDADWLHFFEVNVLSGIRLSRHYLPKMLAKNWGRIIFISSESAINIPEEMIQYGTTKTAQLAISRGLAELTKRTGVTVNTILPGPTSSEGVDEFMKQMAVSEHTTKEQVEEDFFKKLRPTSLLQRLATVEEVANLVTYIASPRSSATNGAALRVDGGVVKSII
- a CDS encoding serine hydrolase domain-containing protein; translation: MKHSTIIHTTAWTLFKVWSILLFSSASLYGQVTQGVNKERLQQLDRLITEHIRQQHIPGASALIIRNGEIIYNKAFGYADIAAQRPMQTNSIFRIASQSKAITSLAAMMLWEEGHFLLDDPISKWIPAFKDAQVLNSYDSHDTTYTTRTAAREITVRDLLRHTSGIAYPAVFSDHRMWAIYMKAGVPSGIGTTKGTLKESVELMAKQPLQHDPGTAFTYGYNTDILGYLVEIWSGLSLEEFFHKRIFTPLEMQDTYLHIPAEKQARLVTLYESKGAQLVRTDHPIYEGVDPQFPNLNGTYLSGGAGLSSTTGDYARFLSLILNKGSYKGKRLVSRKTIALMLTNQLPEGVHASPFPAQAPDFQFGLGFELETAKNDYLQPYSIGTFSWGGAFNTHYWADPKEQLIGLIFTQEYLSPYWRIGEAFKVGTYQALQD
- a CDS encoding winged helix-turn-helix transcriptional regulator, producing MPGRKENSSNNINRKVTGDRCGMVYALNILSGRWKLLILFKLEDNAHHVMRFRDLKQAIPQISERMLTLQLKELERDQLIRRKVYAEVPPRVEYELSEYAKLLAPIWKQLNTWGDIHRNGTDNTANTDTDTDTINTLPTTTK
- a CDS encoding nucleotidyltransferase, whose product is MECLTESGADFMLGGAFALFHYTGIFRDTKDLDIFCKYTEYPKILKYFAAKGYRTELTDVRWLAKVFKGAYYIDIIFDTVNNICRVDDTWYQYAVPATFEGVPVKLIAPEELIWCKVYVQNRERFDGADVNHVMLRWQGLDWQRVLFRLDQHWHLLLSQLLIFQFVYPADYADIIPRWLFDDLMRRAQEQYELPRPLERVCRGPVIDQTQYAVDIREWDYKSCTIKTV
- a CDS encoding alpha/beta fold hydrolase, with the protein product MKTLTLLCLFCVLSCSAALARQSNNDTLLTKQFLTLQQRGQFAEALQLMDAGVTSRLNESGLRSIWTDQIQFANGSYRRSWTSEIIPQQSYTTIIETCVFDRHTIRIRFIFSPAHKILSYTLAEDMPPISPASTSPLSDRPSSFYTAINVSIPTDGILLNGRLTLPNQPGKYPAAILLGGSGPTDMDGTYGPNKIYRDLADGLSEQGIAVLRYDKRTVANAASMQADYTVADEVTNDAIAALRYLCTLPGVDTSNIFYVGHSLGGMLAPRIAAGQPNVSGIALLEANVRDLGVTVLEQLDYLHSRKTMSNDVYDKMRRQWQRVASDTLSAAASIDSLPDHVRAGYWLDLKQYDPGLVAASLGIPIFIAQGGRDYQVTTKEFDLWKIKLADVPGVTFKFYPTLNHQMISLNTDRPSVPLEYSLPGQVDTQLITDLAAWIRANVRRR
- a CDS encoding metallophosphoesterase family protein, whose amino-acid sequence is MESTTKPVRIAAIADIHVSATDKNRWVEFFRTVSQQADVLLICGDLTDTGDESEAEILQAEMKSCTIPVVCVLGNHDYEKGRQKLIRQIVQEQHHVHVLDGEAVILHGVGFAGVKGFGGGFDGHMLSMFGETAMKAFVQEAVDEALHLDRALARLDQEHADIKKVALMHYSPMLETVKGEPEQIYPFLGSSRLAEPLVRRKVVAAFHGHAHAGTAKGMLSDIVPVYNVARHVLDTAHPAAGFFLLEL